From the genome of Paenibacillus sp., one region includes:
- a CDS encoding sensor histidine kinase, translated as MNSFIPVALVGMISYDSIHSILNTKIQDGIRSNLTQVVGSMENAISNLNHVSQQLAYEGTIGKKLNIMLTSEQPFERSRVAAELKNELNLITLTNPGVGLNFYYFSETGKFEFESLPVKPGAAPETLPLLFDYYGMSYYGPHATNYRLGDQIVISALRKVELPRRDDVFVYLESGFNITQNIMESGYGGQKASFLFLDNAGNIVFSQLSEQFPAGSAFSAAGTQGMRNGFYWFKETSNQGWSVVSAISAADYNREINLWYRKFMLFSLFAFGISLFTAWLLWKMVYKPLKVFNAEIRRMANHQAEAAVTSARCRIPEFDYLLKKFSLMKEQIWELFAEIKQKEKRRLNLEVEKLLYQINPHFLMNTLNTVHWLALVNGQTEIDRLVQALNKLLHYNLGKLGEYSNVGDEISAVEQYLILQQIRYDFIFDVKIDVDEDTLKTPMPRFILQPLVENALYHGFRENGYVRLQVARNRDLEITIIDNGVGMSEETIERLLHNEQPEHRKVGMGIGLNYVKRMIEAQYDGKASLDIQSAEGKGTRIHLRLPVTGGACE; from the coding sequence ATGAACTCCTTCATCCCCGTCGCGCTTGTCGGTATGATCTCATACGATTCCATTCATTCCATTCTCAATACGAAAATTCAAGACGGCATCCGCAGCAACTTAACGCAAGTCGTTGGTTCCATGGAAAATGCAATCAGCAACTTGAACCATGTGTCGCAGCAACTGGCGTACGAGGGAACGATCGGCAAGAAGCTTAATATTATGCTGACTTCCGAACAGCCCTTCGAACGATCGCGGGTGGCCGCCGAATTAAAGAACGAGCTGAATTTAATCACGTTAACGAACCCCGGCGTCGGGCTGAATTTTTATTATTTTTCGGAAACCGGCAAGTTTGAGTTCGAGAGTTTGCCCGTCAAACCGGGAGCTGCTCCCGAAACCCTGCCGTTGCTGTTCGACTATTACGGGATGTCCTATTACGGACCGCATGCGACCAATTACCGGTTGGGGGATCAAATCGTCATTTCTGCGCTTCGGAAGGTGGAGCTGCCGAGAAGGGACGACGTGTTCGTCTACCTGGAGAGCGGTTTCAATATTACGCAAAATATTATGGAATCCGGATACGGCGGGCAAAAGGCGTCGTTTCTGTTTTTGGACAATGCCGGAAATATCGTCTTTAGTCAGTTATCCGAACAGTTCCCGGCCGGCTCGGCATTCTCCGCCGCAGGCACTCAGGGCATGCGAAACGGATTTTACTGGTTTAAGGAAACCAGTAATCAGGGCTGGAGCGTCGTATCCGCCATATCCGCGGCGGACTATAACCGAGAGATCAATCTGTGGTATCGAAAATTTATGCTGTTCTCGCTGTTTGCGTTCGGAATCAGCTTGTTTACGGCATGGCTGCTTTGGAAGATGGTGTACAAGCCGCTGAAAGTATTCAACGCGGAAATCCGCCGCATGGCGAATCATCAGGCCGAAGCGGCTGTGACCTCGGCGCGGTGTCGCATTCCGGAATTCGATTATTTGTTAAAGAAGTTCAGTCTAATGAAGGAGCAGATTTGGGAGCTGTTCGCGGAAATCAAGCAGAAGGAAAAGCGCCGTTTGAATCTAGAGGTGGAAAAGTTGTTGTACCAGATCAACCCGCACTTCTTAATGAACACGTTAAATACAGTGCATTGGCTGGCTCTGGTCAACGGACAAACCGAAATCGACCGCCTGGTTCAAGCGCTGAACAAGCTGCTTCATTACAATCTTGGAAAACTCGGTGAATATTCGAACGTAGGGGACGAAATCAGTGCGGTCGAGCAGTATTTGATCCTGCAGCAAATTCGGTACGACTTCATATTCGATGTGAAAATCGACGTCGACGAAGACACGCTGAAGACGCCGATGCCGAGGTTTATTCTACAGCCGCTCGTAGAGAATGCCCTCTATCACGGCTTCCGCGAGAACGGGTACGTTCGGCTCCAAGTCGCACGAAACCGGGATCTCGAGATTACGATCATCGACAACGGCGTAGGCATGTCGGAGGAGACGATCGAACGACTGCTGCATAACGAGCAGCCCGAGCACCGGAAGGTAGGCATGGGGATCGGCTTGAACTATGTGAAACGGATGATCGAAGCGCAGTACGATGGTAAGGCGAGTCTGGACATTCAGAGCGCGGAAGGCAAAGGCACCCGAATCCATCTTCGGTTGCCGGTGACGGGAGGGGCATGCGAATGA
- a CDS encoding extracellular solute-binding protein produces the protein MWKKGFMIAMAAMLVFLSACADSGGSGGAGESNGGNDGTAAEQTPSTGETPAAPANYDPMGKYPEPITLTTGICVDPGAPKDLPAGDTLSNNAYTRAALKDLNIELKEHWSVSCTNLDQKISLSIASNDLPDAMIVDRVQLRKLVEADQIADMTEAIKYALPMSQAAWESSKGAAIEAATFDGKIMAIPSSNHADGSLKNMWIRKDWLDKLGLELPDTLEELEAVARAFVEQDPDGNGQKDTIGIMGMDVNDTMYATFLQQNDKGLGSIFYAMGAFPGYWIEGADGATYGSILPETKETLALLRDWYAEGLIDSQLGIRKDANEPIISGKVGIFFQSLWAVYTPLTDAWKNDPTANWQAYALPLDGSGKWTQPVNAAANDFIVVRKGYPHPEAAVKALNYRLTYGDYYEFEHGLDASHIPLRIDTQERYQMKQIAELIERVSIGGEPKEILDVPWEPSLFDQDYDYYLKVKKEPYNEYDIQYWNTEDLVQMPRIYGRIVGTRPIRDPNRNDLSSLVYEQTPTMTERWTNLTKLETETFLKIIMGAAPIEEFDSFVENWKQQGGDQITSEVREIAK, from the coding sequence ATGTGGAAGAAAGGCTTTATGATCGCAATGGCCGCGATGCTCGTCTTCCTAAGCGCATGCGCCGATTCAGGCGGAAGCGGGGGGGCCGGCGAGTCGAACGGAGGTAACGATGGAACCGCAGCGGAACAGACGCCGTCCACCGGCGAAACGCCCGCCGCACCGGCAAATTACGACCCGATGGGCAAATACCCCGAGCCGATCACGCTCACGACCGGCATCTGCGTCGATCCGGGAGCTCCTAAGGATTTGCCGGCAGGGGATACGCTCTCCAACAACGCGTACACCCGGGCGGCGCTGAAAGATCTAAATATTGAGCTAAAGGAGCATTGGTCCGTCTCCTGTACGAACCTGGACCAAAAGATCAGCTTGTCGATCGCCAGCAACGATTTGCCGGACGCGATGATCGTCGACCGCGTGCAGCTTCGGAAGCTGGTGGAGGCCGACCAAATCGCCGATATGACGGAAGCGATCAAGTACGCCCTGCCGATGTCGCAAGCCGCGTGGGAATCCTCGAAGGGAGCGGCGATCGAAGCGGCGACCTTCGACGGCAAGATCATGGCGATTCCAAGCTCTAACCACGCGGACGGCAGCCTGAAAAATATGTGGATCCGCAAGGATTGGCTCGATAAGCTTGGCCTCGAGCTTCCGGATACCCTTGAGGAATTAGAGGCCGTCGCCAGGGCGTTCGTCGAGCAGGACCCGGACGGCAACGGTCAGAAGGATACCATTGGAATTATGGGCATGGACGTAAACGACACGATGTACGCTACGTTCCTGCAGCAGAACGATAAGGGCCTCGGCAGCATCTTCTACGCCATGGGCGCGTTCCCGGGCTATTGGATCGAAGGCGCGGACGGCGCGACGTACGGCTCGATCCTGCCGGAGACGAAAGAGACGTTGGCGCTGCTGCGGGATTGGTACGCCGAAGGCTTGATCGATTCGCAGCTTGGCATCCGCAAGGACGCGAACGAACCGATCATCTCCGGCAAAGTCGGCATCTTCTTCCAATCGCTCTGGGCCGTCTACACGCCGCTCACGGATGCATGGAAGAACGATCCGACCGCGAACTGGCAAGCGTACGCGCTCCCCTTGGACGGCAGCGGCAAGTGGACGCAGCCGGTGAACGCGGCAGCGAACGACTTCATCGTCGTGCGGAAGGGGTACCCGCATCCGGAGGCGGCCGTGAAAGCGCTGAACTATCGCTTGACGTACGGGGACTATTACGAGTTCGAGCACGGCCTCGACGCGAGCCATATCCCGCTCCGGATCGATACGCAGGAGCGTTATCAGATGAAGCAAATCGCCGAGCTGATCGAGAGAGTGTCCATCGGCGGCGAACCGAAGGAAATTCTGGACGTTCCGTGGGAGCCGTCGCTGTTCGACCAAGACTACGACTATTATCTGAAGGTGAAGAAAGAGCCTTACAACGAATACGACATTCAATACTGGAACACGGAAGATCTGGTGCAGATGCCGCGCATTTACGGCCGGATCGTAGGAACGAGACCGATCCGGGATCCGAATCGTAACGACCTCTCAAGCCTCGTGTACGAGCAAACGCCGACGATGACGGAGCGCTGGACGAACCTGACGAAGCTGGAGACGGAGACGTTCCTGAAAATCATTATGGGCGCGGCGCCGATCGAGGAGTTCGACAGCTTCGTGGAGAACTGGAAGCAGCAAGGCGGAGATCAAATCACGTCGGAAGTGCGGGAGATCGCGAAGTAA
- a CDS encoding NAD(P)-binding domain-containing protein, with the protein MKIGFIGLGNIGMPMALQLVKAGFEVYGKNRSPGKEQTFIERGGKAGLSLGQLAAEMDIVITCLPMPADVEEVYLAESGLLANAREGLIVIDCSTVSTALSRRLFERSEEARAKFLDAPVSGGTAAAENGTLSIMVGGRRDVFDRVSAAGVFDAMGKNIYYVGEAGSGSAVKLINQLMVGIHTQAFSEAFALGRASNLDPDTLFTILNSSLAQSKIMERHYTLYMAKDSYDPGFAIKLLSKDLNLVAETAAASNVRLPVGGRVQSLLGRAEGEYGALDMSGMAVYQADGDRRLREEGALKHFAVFLPMLDAEKSALYREEHLRFLDERRAAGMLHANGRFVDGAGGLVIYRASSYDEVERWVRQDPYIVKGARRYEIHEWDIVLADR; encoded by the coding sequence ATGAAAATCGGATTTATCGGACTTGGGAACATCGGAATGCCGATGGCGCTACAGTTGGTGAAGGCAGGGTTTGAGGTTTACGGGAAAAATCGCAGCCCAGGCAAAGAGCAGACATTCATCGAGCGCGGTGGAAAGGCGGGGTTGTCGCTCGGGCAGCTTGCGGCGGAGATGGACATCGTCATCACGTGCTTGCCGATGCCGGCCGATGTCGAAGAGGTGTATCTCGCGGAAAGCGGCTTGCTTGCAAACGCCCGGGAAGGCTTGATTGTAATCGATTGCAGCACCGTGTCTACGGCATTGAGCCGGAGGTTGTTCGAGCGATCGGAGGAAGCGAGGGCGAAATTCCTCGATGCGCCGGTCAGCGGCGGCACGGCGGCGGCGGAGAACGGCACGCTCAGCATCATGGTCGGCGGTCGCCGGGACGTGTTCGACCGCGTGTCTGCCGCCGGGGTGTTCGACGCGATGGGGAAGAACATCTATTATGTCGGCGAAGCCGGCAGCGGTTCCGCAGTGAAGTTGATCAATCAGCTCATGGTCGGCATTCACACGCAGGCGTTCAGCGAGGCGTTCGCGCTCGGGCGGGCGTCCAACCTAGACCCGGATACTTTGTTTACGATCTTAAACAGCAGCTTGGCGCAAAGCAAAATTATGGAACGCCATTATACGTTATACATGGCGAAGGATTCGTATGATCCGGGCTTCGCGATCAAGCTTCTATCCAAAGATTTAAATTTGGTGGCGGAAACCGCTGCAGCTTCCAATGTTCGCCTGCCGGTCGGGGGGCGGGTACAGTCGCTGCTCGGGCGAGCCGAGGGCGAATACGGCGCGCTCGATATGTCCGGGATGGCCGTGTACCAAGCCGACGGCGACCGGCGTCTCCGCGAGGAGGGCGCATTGAAGCATTTCGCCGTGTTCTTGCCGATGCTCGATGCCGAGAAGAGCGCATTGTACCGCGAAGAGCATCTGCGCTTCTTGGATGAGCGCCGCGCGGCCGGCATGCTGCATGCGAACGGCCGTTTCGTCGACGGCGCGGGCGGCTTGGTCATCTACCGCGCCTCCTCCTACGACGAGGTCGAGCGTTGGGTGCGCCAAGACCCGTATATCGTGAAAGGCGCTAGACGATACGAAATCCACGAGTGGGATATCGTGTTGGCGGATCGATAA
- a CDS encoding ABC transporter permease, producing the protein MSLSLSTKKNKSLTQTRSSLLNRIVQHRWLYVLALPGLLYLVLFKYAPMWGLSIAFKEYNPYAGFWGSEWVGFKHFAELFRSESFYIMLRNTFAINIFGLVFMFPVPIVLALMLNEVRHETFKRINQSIVYLPHFLSWVVVASMTFFLLSTDVGIVNKIITEYGHDSVTFLSEPKYFWALLTAQTMWKEAGWGTIIFLAAMAGVDPARYEAAVMDGASRWKQIWHITLPAIRPTIIILLILRLGQMADVGFEQVILMTNPLVTSVSEVFDTYVYTVGILRGQISVGVTVGMFKGVVGLVLVVISNYIVKKMGHEGIY; encoded by the coding sequence ATGTCATTGTCCCTATCGACGAAGAAGAATAAATCCCTGACGCAGACGCGGTCGAGCCTACTGAATCGAATCGTTCAGCATCGCTGGCTGTACGTATTGGCGCTCCCGGGGCTGTTGTACCTCGTATTGTTTAAGTACGCCCCGATGTGGGGGTTGTCGATCGCTTTTAAGGAATATAACCCGTATGCCGGCTTCTGGGGAAGCGAATGGGTCGGCTTTAAACACTTCGCCGAGCTGTTCCGGAGCGAAAGCTTTTACATTATGCTGCGAAATACGTTCGCGATCAACATCTTCGGTTTAGTGTTCATGTTTCCCGTTCCGATCGTTCTCGCCTTGATGCTCAACGAGGTGCGGCATGAGACGTTCAAACGAATCAATCAGTCCATCGTATACCTGCCGCATTTCTTGTCTTGGGTCGTCGTGGCGAGTATGACCTTCTTCCTCTTGTCCACGGATGTAGGCATCGTGAATAAGATCATCACGGAGTACGGCCATGATTCCGTCACGTTCTTATCCGAGCCGAAATACTTCTGGGCGCTCCTCACGGCGCAGACGATGTGGAAGGAAGCCGGCTGGGGCACGATCATTTTTCTCGCGGCGATGGCTGGCGTCGACCCGGCCCGGTATGAGGCAGCCGTCATGGACGGTGCGTCGCGCTGGAAACAGATCTGGCATATTACGCTGCCGGCGATCCGCCCGACTATCATCATTCTGCTCATTCTGCGACTTGGGCAAATGGCGGACGTCGGCTTCGAGCAAGTGATCCTGATGACGAACCCGCTCGTCACATCGGTGTCCGAGGTGTTTGACACATACGTCTATACGGTCGGCATTCTTCGCGGGCAAATCAGCGTCGGCGTCACGGTCGGCATGTTCAAAGGCGTCGTCGGACTCGTCCTCGTCGTCATCTCGAACTATATCGTCAAGAAGATGGGCCATGAAGGAATTTACTAA
- a CDS encoding response regulator produces the protein MIKVLIVEDDKLVRMGLVHAMPWKAYGMEVVGDVSHGQEALTFMEHSEVDCVITDLEMPIMSGIELMHVLRKRYPSVQIVVLTLHKDFEYIQEALRLGAIDYIAKVQLDKEQFEVVLERLQRLIAEKRRAERPASPADIPQDGFSLDFGYALFSLQDTSDIRWLESVDGAPPFDEIGNAAWFLAPDSEEGLDRVAEVVTKALRNRAGWTLVRIEGIRGRKPQEVYSKLRTYRGRDYFYDFDDAVPATAISFDRIAPHVDKLSEAAFESLKAGWLSFDWIADEKLFEIKKEQLMRLRLPSEKLNYLLYEIVSQWNRRYSTGVLPSELILSEPTLSWQETEQWLARIRTNTIELSKKLPYSIEVVCCITKAARIVEEELERPLFAVNVAKRVNMSRSYFNQCFKDIIGCSFNEYVRATRLEKAKNYLLHTTKPIQWIAERTGYSDEKYFARVFRQLQSMTPTEFRSKHRRGSGESYENR, from the coding sequence ATGATCAAGGTGCTCATCGTCGAGGACGACAAGCTCGTCCGAATGGGGCTCGTTCACGCGATGCCGTGGAAGGCGTACGGTATGGAGGTCGTCGGCGACGTCTCGCACGGCCAAGAAGCGCTTACGTTCATGGAACATAGCGAGGTCGATTGCGTGATCACCGATCTCGAGATGCCGATCATGTCGGGGATCGAGCTAATGCATGTCCTTCGCAAGCGGTATCCGTCCGTTCAGATCGTCGTGCTGACGCTTCATAAGGATTTCGAATACATCCAAGAAGCGCTGCGATTGGGCGCTATCGACTATATCGCGAAAGTGCAGCTCGATAAGGAGCAATTCGAGGTAGTGCTGGAGAGACTGCAGCGGCTGATTGCGGAGAAGCGGCGGGCGGAACGCCCGGCGTCGCCTGCCGATATCCCGCAGGACGGGTTTTCGCTTGATTTCGGGTATGCGCTGTTTTCCCTGCAGGATACGAGCGATATTCGATGGCTGGAGTCCGTCGATGGCGCGCCTCCGTTCGACGAGATCGGCAATGCGGCGTGGTTTCTGGCTCCGGATAGCGAAGAAGGCCTTGACCGCGTCGCAGAAGTCGTTACGAAAGCACTTCGGAACAGGGCGGGGTGGACGCTGGTTCGAATCGAGGGGATTCGCGGTCGTAAGCCGCAGGAAGTTTACAGCAAGCTTCGAACGTATCGCGGTCGCGATTACTTTTATGATTTCGACGATGCCGTACCGGCGACGGCGATTTCATTCGACCGTATTGCGCCTCACGTCGACAAGCTGAGCGAAGCAGCATTCGAATCCCTGAAAGCCGGTTGGTTGTCCTTCGATTGGATCGCCGACGAGAAGCTCTTCGAGATAAAAAAGGAACAGCTTATGCGGCTGCGGCTGCCGAGCGAGAAACTGAATTATTTACTCTACGAAATCGTCTCGCAATGGAACCGGAGATATTCGACCGGGGTTTTGCCGTCCGAGCTGATCTTATCCGAACCGACGCTAAGCTGGCAGGAGACGGAACAGTGGCTCGCGCGGATTCGCACAAACACGATCGAACTGTCAAAGAAGCTTCCTTACTCGATAGAGGTCGTGTGCTGCATTACGAAGGCCGCGAGAATCGTGGAGGAGGAGCTCGAACGACCGTTGTTCGCCGTCAACGTCGCGAAACGCGTGAACATGAGCCGGAGCTACTTCAATCAATGTTTCAAGGACATCATCGGCTGTTCCTTCAACGAATATGTACGTGCGACCCGATTGGAAAAGGCGAAAAACTACTTGCTTCATACAACCAAGCCGATCCAGTGGATCGCCGAGCGGACCGGATACTCCGATGAGAAGTATTTCGCTCGCGTGTTCCGCCAGCTGCAGTCAATGACGCCCACAGAGTTCCGGAGTAAGCATCGAAGGGGAAGTGGAGAATCGTACGAAAATCGGTGA
- a CDS encoding carbohydrate ABC transporter permease, whose product MSFVAKKKITAFDYVNYSLLGIISLASVFPFIYVFSVSFTDPEVYVPLKFYLFPEQWSLAAYQYILSTNSFVNAFKNTTFVTVVGTILSILVSFTFAYALTKKSMPGRNLMMSAVVFTLVFNAGILPNYLLIKELGLLNSLWSLIWSGLTSAWSLIVIKSFLESLPPELEEAARIDGCSEIGVFWRIVIPLSMPAIAAFTLFFAVAYWNTYFNALIYVSDSEKWTLQVLVKSLVIDSDSNGVGAAGASGGDGAFLPQETIRMASIVLAMAPILLVYPFLQKHFAKGVMLGSVKG is encoded by the coding sequence ATGAGCTTCGTAGCGAAGAAAAAAATAACGGCTTTCGATTACGTAAACTATTCCCTGCTCGGCATCATTTCGCTCGCCAGCGTCTTTCCTTTCATTTATGTGTTCAGCGTTTCGTTTACGGACCCGGAAGTGTACGTTCCGCTGAAATTTTATTTGTTTCCCGAACAATGGTCGCTCGCTGCGTACCAATACATTTTGTCGACCAACAGCTTCGTGAACGCATTCAAGAATACCACATTCGTCACGGTCGTCGGCACGATTCTCAGCATTCTCGTTTCGTTTACCTTTGCGTATGCGCTTACAAAGAAATCGATGCCGGGGCGCAATTTGATGATGAGCGCTGTCGTATTCACGCTCGTATTTAACGCGGGCATTCTTCCGAATTACCTCCTAATTAAAGAGTTGGGACTGCTGAATTCGCTGTGGTCGCTCATTTGGTCCGGTCTTACGAGCGCTTGGAGCTTGATCGTCATTAAGAGCTTCTTGGAATCGTTGCCGCCGGAGCTGGAGGAGGCGGCCCGCATTGACGGGTGTTCCGAAATCGGAGTGTTTTGGCGGATCGTCATTCCGTTGTCGATGCCCGCGATCGCTGCGTTTACGCTGTTCTTCGCCGTCGCGTACTGGAATACGTACTTTAACGCATTAATCTACGTGTCCGACTCCGAGAAATGGACGCTTCAAGTGCTGGTGAAATCCCTCGTAATCGATTCCGACTCGAACGGCGTCGGCGCGGCCGGAGCTTCCGGCGGAGACGGAGCGTTCCTGCCGCAGGAGACGATTCGCATGGCTTCGATCGTGCTGGCCATGGCTCCGATTTTGCTCGTGTATCCGTTCTTGCAGAAGCATTTCGCGAAGGGCGTCATGCTCGGATCCGTGAAGGGGTAA
- a CDS encoding iron-containing alcohol dehydrogenase, translated as MHEVMLPSRIVYGVGSFAEVGAHAAALGSKALIVSDPVMERIGHVAACMRYLDEAGVSCAVYSGVHTEPTDLHVDEAMRICSEAECDVVVAVGGGSCIDAAKAVAVMMNNEGRIRDYVGGKKRFGSKPLPLIAVPTTAGTGSEVTKVTVIIDTSDDVKMMISQPELLPAVAIVDAALSMSCPPSVIAASGIDALCHAIEAYLSRKAQPMSDAWALQAIDLIYRNLPEIYSGQGDTARFEQVALGAMLAGAAFSNASVTLVHGMSRPIGALFHVPHGISNAMLLPAVLAYTAPAATGRLADIARVMRPEYADLSVDALAELALGEVRRLCAELDVPNLRDWGLDRAAFEAAIPKMALDAAASGSPANNPRSVTVAEIEALYRMCYEYSFVDRDQEGIV; from the coding sequence ATTCATGAGGTAATGCTGCCAAGCCGCATCGTGTATGGGGTTGGTTCGTTCGCCGAGGTCGGTGCGCATGCGGCCGCGCTTGGGAGCAAAGCGTTGATTGTCAGCGATCCGGTGATGGAGCGAATCGGGCATGTCGCGGCGTGCATGCGGTATTTGGACGAAGCGGGAGTCAGCTGCGCGGTTTATTCCGGGGTTCACACGGAGCCGACCGATCTTCATGTGGACGAAGCGATGCGAATTTGCTCCGAGGCGGAATGCGACGTCGTGGTCGCGGTCGGCGGCGGAAGCTGCATCGACGCGGCGAAGGCGGTCGCCGTGATGATGAACAACGAGGGACGAATTCGAGATTACGTTGGAGGTAAAAAGCGGTTCGGCTCCAAGCCGCTTCCGCTGATCGCCGTCCCGACGACGGCGGGCACCGGCTCCGAGGTGACGAAGGTTACCGTCATCATCGATACGTCCGACGACGTGAAGATGATGATTTCGCAGCCGGAGCTGCTGCCCGCGGTTGCGATCGTCGATGCGGCGCTCTCGATGTCGTGCCCGCCTTCGGTCATCGCCGCATCGGGAATCGATGCGCTGTGTCACGCGATCGAGGCGTATCTCTCGAGGAAGGCGCAGCCGATGTCAGACGCTTGGGCGCTGCAAGCGATCGATCTGATTTATCGGAATTTGCCGGAGATTTATTCCGGACAGGGCGATACCGCACGCTTCGAGCAGGTCGCGCTGGGCGCCATGCTGGCGGGTGCGGCGTTCTCCAACGCCTCCGTAACGCTTGTGCACGGCATGTCTCGCCCGATCGGCGCGCTGTTTCATGTGCCGCACGGGATCTCCAACGCGATGCTGCTGCCGGCGGTGCTCGCGTATACGGCCCCGGCGGCGACGGGCCGGCTTGCGGACATCGCCCGCGTCATGCGCCCCGAATACGCGGACTTGAGCGTGGATGCGCTTGCGGAGCTTGCGCTCGGCGAGGTTCGCCGTCTGTGCGCGGAGCTTGACGTGCCGAACCTGCGCGACTGGGGACTCGACCGCGCCGCGTTCGAGGCGGCAATTCCGAAGATGGCCCTCGACGCGGCGGCAAGCGGAAGTCCCGCCAACAATCCGCGTTCGGTCACGGTGGCCGAGATCGAAGCGTTATATCGGATGTGCTATGAGTACAGCTTTGTAGATAGAGATCAGGAGGGAATTGTCTGA
- a CDS encoding CoA-acylating methylmalonate-semialdehyde dehydrogenase produces the protein MTAAVTTLRNYIGGTWVESRGETIDVPNPANGESLARVPLSTRADLEDAVEAAAKAFPGWSSTAVPKRARILFKYQQLLVEHWEELARLITLENGKSYTEAYGEVQRGIECVEFAAGAPTLMMGAQLPDIATGIESGMYRYPLGVVAGISPFNFPMMVPCWMFPLAIVCGNTFILKPSERTPLLANRLAELFTEAGLPNGVLNVVHGAHEIVNSVLEHPRIRAVSFVGSQPVAEYVYKTAAAHGKRVQALAGAKNHSIVLPDADLDLAVSNIVGAAFGSAGERCMACAVVVAVGDVAEPLLAKLTEAARSMKIGDGLQPDVFLGPVIRAEHKARTIGYIEAGVREGATVVVDGREAAAASEEGYFLGPTIFDRVTQEMSIWRDEIFAPVLSVVRADSLTEAIAIANASEFANGACLYTDSAKAVRQFREEIDAGMLGINVGVPAPMAFFPFSGYKKSFYGDLHANGRDGVEFYTRKKMVTARY, from the coding sequence ATGACGGCAGCAGTTACAACGTTGCGGAATTATATCGGCGGCACATGGGTGGAATCGCGGGGAGAGACGATCGACGTCCCGAATCCGGCGAACGGCGAGTCGTTGGCTCGGGTGCCCCTCTCCACGCGCGCCGATTTGGAAGACGCGGTCGAAGCCGCCGCGAAAGCGTTCCCGGGTTGGAGCTCGACCGCAGTTCCGAAACGGGCCCGCATTTTGTTTAAATACCAACAGCTTCTCGTCGAACATTGGGAGGAGCTGGCCCGCCTCATTACGTTGGAGAATGGCAAGAGCTACACGGAGGCTTACGGCGAAGTGCAGCGGGGCATCGAGTGCGTCGAATTCGCGGCCGGCGCGCCGACGCTGATGATGGGCGCACAGCTGCCCGATATTGCAACGGGCATCGAGTCCGGCATGTACCGATACCCGCTCGGCGTCGTCGCCGGCATCTCGCCTTTTAACTTCCCGATGATGGTGCCGTGCTGGATGTTCCCGCTCGCGATCGTATGCGGCAACACGTTCATACTGAAGCCGTCGGAGCGTACGCCTTTGCTTGCGAACCGGCTGGCCGAACTGTTTACCGAGGCGGGATTGCCGAACGGCGTATTAAACGTCGTGCACGGTGCGCACGAAATCGTCAATTCGGTGCTGGAGCACCCCCGGATCCGCGCGGTGTCCTTCGTCGGCTCGCAGCCGGTGGCGGAGTATGTGTATAAGACAGCCGCCGCTCACGGGAAACGGGTCCAGGCGCTGGCCGGCGCGAAAAACCACAGCATCGTGCTGCCGGATGCCGACTTGGACCTCGCGGTCAGCAACATCGTCGGTGCCGCTTTCGGCTCCGCTGGAGAGCGCTGCATGGCTTGTGCCGTCGTTGTTGCCGTAGGCGACGTGGCGGAGCCGCTTCTTGCGAAGCTGACCGAAGCCGCTCGCAGCATGAAGATCGGCGACGGTTTGCAGCCCGATGTCTTCTTAGGACCGGTCATTCGCGCCGAGCATAAAGCGAGGACGATCGGTTACATCGAGGCGGGCGTTCGCGAGGGAGCGACCGTCGTCGTAGACGGCCGCGAAGCCGCAGCGGCATCGGAAGAAGGCTACTTCCTTGGGCCGACGATCTTTGACCGGGTTACGCAGGAAATGAGTATTTGGCGGGACGAAATTTTCGCTCCAGTGCTAAGCGTCGTTAGGGCGGACAGCTTAACGGAGGCGATCGCGATCGCGAATGCGTCGGAATTCGCGAATGGCGCATGTCTCTATACGGACAGCGCGAAAGCGGTTCGTCAGTTCCGCGAGGAAATCGATGCCGGGATGCTCGGCATTAATGTGGGCGTTCCGGCGCCGATGGCGTTTTTCCCGTTCTCGGGGTATAAAAAATCGTTCTACGGCGATCTTCACGCGAACGGTCGAGACGGGGTGGAGTTTTATACGCGTAAGAAAATGGTGACGGCAAGATATTGA